One genomic window of Paramormyrops kingsleyae isolate MSU_618 chromosome 22, PKINGS_0.4, whole genome shotgun sequence includes the following:
- the LOC111839614 gene encoding metalloproteinase inhibitor 2-like codes for MSTFRSVFATAVVLLLWRVEEIAEACSCAPVHPQQAFCSADVVIRAKVVSGKEVNSGNDIYGNPIKRTQYEIKQIKMFKGPDKDIESVLTAPSSSVCGVTLDYSDKKEYLIAGKAEGAGTMHVTLCDFIVPWETLSVTQKKSLIQRYEMGCGCKITRCISLPCTISTPEECLWTDWLMEKTVSGDQAKHYSCIKRSDGSCSWYRGMAPPKTDFLDVEDP; via the exons CGCAGTCGTGCTTCTTTTGTGGAGGGTGGAGGAGATCGCGGAAGCCTGTAGCTGCGCACCCGTGCATCCTCAACAGGCTTTTTGCAGCGCAGACGTAG TGATCAGAGCAAAGGTAGTTAGTGGAAAAGAAGTGAATTCTGGGAATGACATCTACGGTAATCCCATCAAGAGGACTCAGTATGAGATCAAGCAGATCAAG ATGTTTAAAGGGCCAGACAAAGACATTGAATCTGTCCTCACTGCTCCATCCTCATCTGTCTGCGGGGTAACCCTGGATTACAGTGACAAAAAGGAATATCTGATTGCAG GCAAAGCAGAAGGAGCAGGCACCATGCACGTGACCCTTTGTGACTTCATTGTTCCCTGGGAAACTCTGAGTGTCACACAGAAGAAGAGCTTAATCCAGCGCTATGAGATGGGCTGTGGGTGCAAG ATCACACGGTGCATCTCCTTGCCCTGCACTATCAGCACCCCAGAGGAGTGTCTGTGGACAGACTGGCTGATGGAGAAGACTGTCAGCGGGGATCAGGCCAAGCACTACTCCTGCATCAAGAGGAGCGACGGCTCCTGCTCCTGGTACCGCGGGATGGCCCCGCCCAAAACTGACTTCCTGGATGTCGAAGACCCATAA